A stretch of the Pseudomonas helvetica genome encodes the following:
- a CDS encoding SDR family oxidoreductase, with product MTRYALITGASSGIGLAMAEALARRGRSLILVARQRDQLESIAIELTQRFGVEVLFRACDLGEPLRLSGFLLELEEGDRQIDLLVNCAGIGTCGPFLAQDWMTEQDLIEVNILALTRLCHAIGNSMALQGGGQILNVASMAAFYPGPWMSTYYASKAYVLHFSEGLRVELKKCAVKVSVLCPGPTRTAFFRTAQLDTDKLANSKMLMSPEEVALYTVRALEKNRAIIIPGRLNRWFALLPRFGSRWLTRTIVGMVNKTHCPR from the coding sequence ATGACCCGTTACGCTCTGATCACTGGCGCCTCCAGCGGCATCGGCCTGGCCATGGCCGAAGCGTTGGCGCGACGCGGCCGCAGCCTGATTCTGGTGGCCCGTCAACGTGATCAGCTGGAAAGTATTGCCATCGAACTGACCCAGCGCTTTGGCGTCGAGGTGCTGTTCCGCGCCTGTGACCTGGGTGAACCGCTGCGCTTGTCCGGTTTTCTGCTGGAACTCGAAGAGGGTGACCGACAGATCGACCTGCTGGTCAATTGCGCCGGCATCGGTACCTGCGGCCCGTTTCTCGCTCAGGACTGGATGACCGAACAAGACTTGATCGAAGTGAATATCCTCGCCCTGACCCGCCTGTGCCACGCCATTGGTAACAGCATGGCCTTGCAGGGCGGCGGGCAGATTCTGAACGTCGCCTCGATGGCCGCCTTCTACCCCGGCCCATGGATGAGCACCTATTACGCCAGCAAGGCGTATGTACTGCACTTCTCCGAAGGCTTGCGGGTCGAGCTGAAGAAGTGCGCGGTCAAGGTCTCGGTCCTCTGCCCCGGCCCGACGCGCACGGCGTTTTTCCGCACCGCGCAACTGGACACCGACAAACTGGCCAACAGCAAAATGCTGATGAGCCCCGAGGAAGTGGCCCTCTACACAGTGCGTGCGCTGGAGAAGAACCGCGCAATCATCATTCCCGGACGCCTCAATCGCTGGTTCGCGCTGTTGCCGCGCTTCGGCTCGCGCTGGCTGACCCGAACCATCGTAGGCATGGTCAACAAGACGCACTGTCCGCGCTGA
- the speD gene encoding adenosylmethionine decarboxylase, with translation MKSKLKLHGFNNLTKTLSFNIYDICYAETPQDQQAYVEYINKEYNAKRLTQILTEVVDIIGANILNIASQDYEPQGASVTILISEEPVTPTDSQIEESPGPLPEIILAHLDKSHITVHTYPEIHPVDGIATFRVDIDVSTCGVISPLKALNFLIHQFDSDIVTVDYRVRGFTRDIEGKKHFIDHEINSIQNYLSEDTRDAYQMTDVNVYQENLFHTKMLLKNFELDNYLFGDATSNLSSEQRAQVTERVKHEMLEIFYARNMSS, from the coding sequence GTGAAAAGCAAACTCAAGCTCCATGGGTTCAATAACCTGACAAAGACCTTGAGCTTCAACATCTATGACATCTGCTATGCGGAAACTCCGCAAGACCAGCAGGCTTACGTTGAGTACATCAATAAAGAGTACAACGCCAAGCGCCTGACGCAGATCCTCACAGAAGTTGTCGATATCATTGGTGCCAATATCCTGAACATCGCCAGTCAGGACTATGAACCCCAGGGCGCCAGCGTCACGATTCTGATCTCTGAAGAGCCGGTGACCCCGACCGACAGTCAGATTGAAGAGTCGCCGGGCCCGTTGCCCGAAATCATCCTGGCCCACCTCGACAAGAGCCACATCACGGTGCACACCTACCCGGAAATCCATCCGGTGGACGGTATCGCAACGTTCCGTGTGGATATTGATGTGTCGACTTGTGGCGTCATTTCACCGCTTAAGGCGCTCAACTTCCTGATTCACCAGTTCGATTCGGATATCGTGACCGTGGATTACCGCGTGCGCGGTTTCACCCGTGACATCGAAGGCAAGAAGCACTTCATCGATCACGAGATCAACTCGATTCAGAACTACCTCTCCGAAGACACTCGCGACGCTTATCAGATGACCGACGTGAACGTGTACCAGGAAAACCTGTTCCACACCAAAATGCTGCTGAAGAACTTCGAACTGGATAACTACCTGTTCGGCGACGCCACCAGCAACCTGTCCTCTGAGCAACGTGCTCAGGTGACTGAGCGGGTGAAACACGAAATGCTCGAGATTTTCTACGCACGCAACATGTCGAGCTGA
- the erpA gene encoding iron-sulfur cluster insertion protein ErpA encodes MSVESFTPTALQFTHGAAHKVKSLVDEEGNDRLKLRVFVTGGGCSGFQYGFTFDEEVADDDTIVEREGVSLVVDPMSFQYLAGAEVDYQEGLEGSRFVIKNPNATTTCGCGSSFSI; translated from the coding sequence ATGAGCGTCGAATCCTTCACCCCCACGGCTTTGCAATTCACCCACGGTGCCGCGCACAAGGTGAAGAGCCTGGTCGATGAAGAGGGTAATGATCGCTTGAAGCTGCGCGTATTCGTTACGGGCGGCGGTTGTTCAGGGTTTCAGTACGGCTTCACATTCGATGAAGAAGTGGCCGATGACGACACCATCGTCGAGCGCGAAGGCGTTAGCCTGGTCGTCGATCCGATGAGCTTCCAATACCTGGCAGGTGCCGAGGTGGATTATCAGGAAGGTCTGGAAGGTTCGCGTTTCGTGATCAAGAACCCGAATGCCACCACGACCTGTGGTTGCGGCTCTTCGTTTTCGATCTGA
- the coq7 gene encoding 2-polyprenyl-3-methyl-6-methoxy-1,4-benzoquinone monooxygenase, producing the protein MTTQRHYSPIDRLLLQADTAMRTLLPFSGQPCRPSPAIVQPEAKMSDEDTRHVAGLMRINHTGEVCAQALYQGQALTAKLPQVREAMEHAAEEEIDHLVWCEQRIRQLGSHTSILNPLFYGMSFGIGAVAGLISDKVSLGFVAATEDQVCKHLNKHLEQLPVEDEKSRAILEQMRIDEEQHAESALDAGGFRFPAPIKFGMSLMAKVMTKSTYRI; encoded by the coding sequence ATGACTACCCAACGTCACTACTCGCCGATTGACCGTCTTCTGTTGCAAGCCGACACCGCCATGCGCACGTTGCTGCCCTTCAGTGGCCAGCCTTGCCGCCCGTCGCCGGCCATCGTGCAGCCAGAGGCGAAAATGAGCGACGAAGACACCCGGCACGTCGCCGGCCTGATGCGCATCAACCATACCGGTGAAGTCTGTGCCCAGGCGCTGTATCAGGGCCAGGCCCTGACTGCCAAGCTGCCGCAAGTGCGTGAGGCGATGGAACACGCAGCCGAAGAAGAAATCGATCATCTGGTCTGGTGCGAACAGCGCATCCGCCAACTGGGCAGCCACACCAGCATCCTCAATCCGCTGTTCTACGGTATGTCGTTCGGTATCGGCGCCGTCGCCGGACTGATCAGCGACAAAGTCAGCCTGGGGTTCGTCGCAGCGACTGAAGATCAGGTGTGCAAACACTTGAACAAGCACCTTGAGCAACTGCCAGTCGAGGACGAGAAGTCCCGGGCCATTCTTGAGCAGATGCGCATCGATGAAGAGCAGCACGCCGAAAGCGCGCTCGACGCTGGAGGCTTCCGCTTCCCGGCACCGATAAAATTCGGCATGAGCCTGATGGCCAAGGTCATGACCAAAAGTACCTACCGGATCTGA
- a CDS encoding OsmC family protein yields MKARIQWAGEAMFLGESGSGHVVVMDGPPDAGGRNLGVRPMEMLLLGVGGCSNFDVVSILKKSRQAVESCEAFLEAERATEDPKVFTKIHMHFVVKGRALKEAQVKRAIELSAEKYCSASIMLGAAGVAITHDYEIIELG; encoded by the coding sequence ATGAAGGCACGCATCCAATGGGCTGGCGAAGCCATGTTCCTCGGTGAGTCCGGTAGCGGTCACGTGGTGGTCATGGACGGTCCGCCTGATGCTGGCGGTCGGAACCTGGGTGTCCGTCCGATGGAAATGCTCCTGCTCGGTGTGGGCGGTTGCAGCAATTTCGACGTGGTCAGCATCCTGAAGAAGTCCCGCCAGGCCGTGGAGAGCTGCGAAGCCTTCCTCGAAGCCGAGCGTGCGACTGAAGATCCCAAGGTCTTCACCAAAATTCACATGCACTTCGTGGTCAAGGGCCGGGCACTGAAAGAAGCCCAGGTCAAACGCGCCATCGAGCTGTCGGCGGAGAAGTATTGCTCGGCGTCGATCATGCTCGGTGCGGCCGGTGTCGCCATCACCCACGACTACGAAATCATCGAACTAGGTTGA
- a CDS encoding DUF805 domain-containing protein, with protein sequence MSEHRFKIVFDGALLPGVDITTAKLNLAQLFKSDVAAIERLFSGKPVALKHDLSHADAQTYLNALSKTGIDARIEAEPSIKLNLTDIHDSSSAAYTAPTLGNNESPYSPPRAPVGEALPAFSELKVFSVQGRIGRLRYLAWSLVALLIMGAIAGVFGLSLLSGNQIVLSTIVCVVAFVAYLYINITISVQRLHDLGWSGWLWFLNLVPFIGSLFPFALAALPGNVGANRYGAPQPPNSTAVKVLCGLWLVVIAVFFVGALAGGLSTLTEEYESTSTSSYGSSEPADAVEADDAAKAAQPPVDYEKE encoded by the coding sequence ATGAGCGAACACCGTTTCAAGATCGTCTTTGACGGAGCCCTGCTTCCGGGCGTCGACATCACCACCGCGAAACTCAATCTCGCCCAACTGTTCAAAAGCGACGTCGCGGCCATCGAACGCCTGTTCAGCGGAAAGCCTGTCGCGCTCAAGCACGACCTGTCCCACGCAGACGCACAAACCTATCTGAATGCCCTGTCGAAAACCGGCATCGATGCACGCATTGAAGCCGAGCCGTCGATCAAGCTCAATCTGACCGACATTCACGATTCGTCGTCCGCCGCTTACACGGCGCCCACACTCGGTAACAACGAATCGCCCTATAGCCCTCCTCGCGCGCCCGTTGGTGAAGCGTTGCCAGCGTTTTCGGAACTCAAGGTGTTTAGCGTGCAGGGTCGAATCGGGCGCCTGCGTTATCTCGCGTGGTCATTGGTGGCGCTACTGATCATGGGCGCTATCGCTGGCGTTTTTGGACTCAGCCTGCTGAGCGGCAATCAAATAGTGCTGAGCACAATTGTTTGTGTCGTTGCGTTCGTGGCGTACCTCTACATAAACATCACCATCAGCGTGCAACGCCTGCACGATCTTGGTTGGTCCGGCTGGCTGTGGTTTCTGAATCTGGTGCCCTTTATCGGCAGCCTGTTTCCATTTGCACTCGCGGCGCTACCAGGAAACGTCGGGGCGAATCGCTATGGCGCGCCGCAGCCCCCCAACAGCACGGCTGTCAAAGTGCTGTGCGGGCTGTGGCTGGTGGTGATCGCAGTGTTTTTTGTCGGCGCGCTTGCCGGTGGCCTCAGCACCCTGACCGAAGAGTACGAAAGCACCTCGACCAGCAGTTATGGAAGCAGTGAGCCGGCCGATGCGGTTGAGGCAGACGATGCGGCGAAAGCAGCTCAGCCCCCTGTAGACTATGAGAAAGAATAA
- a CDS encoding histidine triad nucleotide-binding protein, whose translation MDTLFTKIINREIPAKIIYEDDQVLAFHDIAPQAPVHFLVVPKKPVRTLNDLTEDDKALAGHILFTAQRLALELGCEEGFRVVMNCNELGGQTVYHIHMHVLGQRQMHWPPG comes from the coding sequence GTGGATACTCTGTTCACCAAAATCATCAACAGAGAAATACCCGCCAAGATCATTTACGAGGATGACCAGGTCCTGGCCTTCCACGACATCGCCCCGCAGGCACCCGTGCATTTCCTGGTAGTCCCGAAAAAGCCGGTGCGCACGCTCAACGACCTCACCGAGGACGATAAAGCGCTGGCCGGGCACATTCTGTTCACCGCCCAGCGCCTGGCACTGGAGCTGGGCTGCGAAGAAGGCTTTCGCGTGGTCATGAACTGCAATGAACTGGGCGGCCAGACCGTTTATCACATTCATATGCACGTGCTGGGTCAGCGCCAGATGCACTGGCCACCGGGCTGA
- a CDS encoding lipoate--protein ligase family protein: MTHPIALTVEAGLRAEQDLLATVCAGDQEFGLLFWQPSDRALVMPRRLSRLPGFEAACQASAAHGWPVLLRETGGEPVPQSAATVNIALVYAPPRSEGDHGRIETAYRRLCDPICALLTELGGKPSLGEVEGAFCDGRFNVNLDGRKMVGTAQRWRQSKGGQRPVGLVHGALLLDDERESMVEAVNRFNEACSLEQRVRAQSHIALHEQFAAPDAIARLDTLYRQMLAEVMSA, encoded by the coding sequence ATGACTCACCCTATTGCCTTGACTGTCGAAGCCGGTCTGCGTGCCGAGCAGGATTTGTTGGCGACGGTCTGTGCCGGCGACCAGGAGTTTGGATTGCTGTTCTGGCAGCCGAGCGATCGAGCGCTGGTCATGCCCCGGCGCTTGAGCCGTCTGCCGGGGTTTGAGGCCGCTTGCCAAGCGTCGGCGGCACACGGTTGGCCGGTTTTGTTGCGTGAAACCGGCGGTGAACCGGTGCCACAGTCGGCTGCGACGGTCAATATCGCGCTGGTGTATGCACCGCCGCGCAGCGAAGGTGACCACGGTAGGATCGAAACCGCTTATCGGCGTCTGTGTGATCCGATTTGTGCGCTGCTGACGGAACTCGGTGGCAAGCCTTCATTGGGTGAAGTCGAGGGCGCTTTCTGTGATGGGCGTTTCAACGTCAATCTCGATGGCCGCAAAATGGTCGGCACCGCTCAGCGCTGGCGCCAGAGCAAGGGTGGTCAGCGTCCGGTGGGTTTGGTGCATGGTGCGCTGTTGCTGGACGACGAGCGGGAGTCGATGGTTGAGGCGGTGAACCGTTTTAACGAGGCGTGCAGTCTGGAGCAGCGGGTTCGCGCGCAGAGCCATATCGCCCTGCATGAACAATTCGCCGCCCCGGATGCCATCGCGCGGCTGGACACCTTGTATCGGCAAATGCTCGCCGAGGTGATGTCGGCTTAG
- the trpD gene encoding anthranilate phosphoribosyltransferase, giving the protein MDIKTALSRIVGHLDLSTDEMRDVMREIMTGQCTDAQIGAFMMAMRMKSESIDEIVGAVSVMRELADKVELKTLDGVVDVVGTGGDGANIFNVSTASSFVVAAAGCTVAKHGNRAVSGKSGSADLLEAAGIYLNLTPVQVARCIDNVGIGFMFAQSHHGAMKHAAGPRRDLGLRTLFNMLGPLTNPAGVKHQVVGVFSQALCRPLAEVLQRMGSKHVLVVHSKDGLDEFSLAAPTFVAELKNDQISEYWVEPEDLGMKSQSLHGLAVESPAASLELIRDALGRRKTENGQKAAEMIVLNAGAALYAADHAVSLKEGVALAHDALHTGLAREKLEELGAFTAVFRVENEA; this is encoded by the coding sequence ATGGATATCAAGACTGCCCTGAGCCGTATCGTCGGCCATCTGGACCTGAGCACTGATGAAATGCGCGATGTGATGCGCGAAATCATGACCGGGCAATGCACAGATGCGCAGATTGGCGCGTTCATGATGGCCATGCGCATGAAAAGCGAGAGCATCGACGAGATCGTCGGCGCCGTTTCGGTCATGCGTGAACTGGCGGACAAGGTCGAGCTGAAAACCCTCGACGGTGTTGTCGATGTAGTCGGCACTGGCGGTGATGGTGCGAACATCTTCAACGTTTCGACGGCTTCCTCGTTTGTGGTGGCGGCGGCGGGTTGCACCGTGGCCAAGCACGGTAACCGTGCGGTATCGGGCAAAAGCGGCAGCGCCGACTTGCTGGAGGCGGCCGGGATCTACCTGAACCTGACGCCGGTTCAAGTGGCGCGTTGCATTGACAATGTCGGCATCGGCTTCATGTTCGCCCAATCGCACCATGGTGCGATGAAACACGCTGCCGGCCCGCGCCGCGATCTCGGCCTGCGTACACTGTTCAACATGCTCGGCCCGCTTACGAATCCGGCCGGCGTGAAACATCAGGTGGTGGGCGTGTTCAGTCAGGCGTTGTGCCGACCGTTAGCCGAAGTCTTGCAGCGCATGGGCAGCAAACATGTGCTGGTGGTGCATTCGAAGGATGGTCTGGACGAGTTCAGTCTGGCGGCGCCAACCTTTGTTGCTGAATTGAAGAATGACCAGATCAGCGAGTATTGGGTCGAGCCTGAAGACTTGGGCATGAAGAGCCAGAGCCTGCACGGCCTGGCGGTGGAAAGCCCGGCGGCTTCGCTCGAACTGATTCGCGATGCCTTGGGACGGCGCAAAACCGAGAACGGTCAGAAAGCTGCAGAAATGATTGTGCTCAATGCCGGTGCTGCGTTGTACGCCGCTGATCATGCGGTCAGCCTGAAAGAGGGCGTTGCCCTGGCTCATGACGCGCTGCATACCGGCCTTGCGCGTGAAAAGCTTGAAGAATTGGGTGCGTTTACCGCGGTATTCAGAGTGGAGAATGAGGCATGA
- the crp gene encoding cAMP-activated global transcriptional regulator CRP, with amino-acid sequence MVAITPTPKIKNLDKLLMHCQRRRYQAKSNIICAGDRSDTLFFIIKGSVTILIEDDDGREMIIAYLNAGDFFGELGLFEQAGQEQERSAWVRAKVECEVAEISYCKFRELSQQDPDILYVLSGQIAQRLRNTTRKVGDLAFFDVTGRVARCLLELCKQPDAMTHPDGMQIKVTRQEIGRIVGCSREMVGRVLKDLEERNLVNVKGKTMVVFGTR; translated from the coding sequence ATGGTTGCTATTACCCCAACACCCAAAATCAAGAACCTCGACAAGTTATTGATGCATTGCCAGCGCCGTCGCTATCAGGCCAAGAGCAATATCATTTGCGCGGGCGATCGTTCGGATACGCTGTTTTTCATCATCAAGGGCTCGGTCACCATTCTCATCGAGGACGACGATGGTCGGGAAATGATCATCGCCTACCTCAATGCCGGGGACTTCTTCGGCGAGCTGGGTCTGTTCGAACAAGCCGGGCAGGAACAGGAGCGCAGCGCCTGGGTTCGCGCCAAGGTCGAATGCGAAGTGGCCGAGATCAGCTACTGCAAGTTCCGCGAGCTGTCCCAGCAAGACCCGGACATTCTCTATGTGCTCAGTGGCCAGATTGCCCAGCGCCTGCGCAATACCACACGCAAGGTCGGCGACCTGGCGTTCTTCGACGTCACCGGGCGGGTTGCGCGCTGCTTGCTGGAGCTGTGCAAACAGCCTGACGCCATGACGCACCCGGACGGCATGCAGATCAAGGTTACCCGTCAGGAAATCGGCCGGATCGTCGGTTGCTCGCGGGAAATGGTCGGGCGCGTGCTCAAGGACCTGGAAGAACGCAACCTGGTCAACGTCAAAGGCAAGACCATGGTGGTCTTCGGTACCCGCTAA
- the trpC gene encoding indole-3-glycerol phosphate synthase TrpC, producing MSVPTVLEKILARKVEEVAERSARVTLAELEALARVADAPRGFAKALIAQAKLKQPAVIAEIKKASPSKGVIRENFVPAEIARDYEKGGATCLSVLTDVDFFQGADIYLQQARAACKLPVIRKDFMIDPYQIVEARALGADCVLLIVSALDDVKMAELAAVAKGVGLDVLVEVHDGDELERALKVLDTPLVGVNNRNLHTFDVSLETTLDLLPRIPRDRLVITESGILNRADVELMEISEVYSFLVGEAFMRAENPGTELQRLFFPERGVAVSGSTLD from the coding sequence ATGAGTGTACCGACGGTTCTAGAGAAAATTCTCGCCCGCAAAGTCGAGGAAGTGGCTGAGCGCAGCGCTCGCGTAACGCTTGCCGAGCTGGAAGCACTGGCCAGGGTGGCCGATGCTCCGCGTGGTTTTGCCAAGGCGCTGATTGCCCAGGCCAAGCTCAAACAACCGGCGGTGATTGCTGAAATCAAGAAGGCTTCGCCGAGCAAGGGCGTGATTCGCGAGAACTTCGTGCCGGCCGAAATCGCCAGGGACTACGAGAAGGGCGGGGCAACCTGCCTCTCGGTGCTGACCGATGTCGATTTCTTCCAGGGCGCCGACATTTATCTGCAGCAGGCGCGTGCGGCGTGCAAGCTGCCGGTGATCCGCAAGGACTTCATGATCGATCCTTATCAGATCGTCGAAGCCCGTGCGCTGGGCGCTGATTGCGTGCTGTTGATCGTTTCCGCGCTGGATGACGTGAAAATGGCCGAACTGGCAGCCGTCGCTAAAGGTGTTGGCCTCGACGTGCTGGTCGAAGTCCATGACGGTGATGAGCTGGAGCGGGCCTTGAAGGTTCTCGATACTCCGCTGGTCGGCGTGAACAATCGCAATCTGCACACCTTTGATGTCAGCCTGGAAACCACGCTCGATCTGCTGCCGCGCATCCCGCGCGATCGCCTGGTCATTACTGAAAGTGGCATCCTCAATCGCGCCGATGTCGAGCTGATGGAAATCAGCGAGGTGTATTCGTTCCTGGTCGGTGAAGCATTCATGCGCGCCGAGAACCCGGGCACTGAACTGCAACGCTTGTTCTTTCCAGAGCGTGGCGTGGCGGTCAGCGGTTCTACACTCGACTGA
- a CDS encoding nitronate monooxygenase family protein codes for MSLPALLEQRLRLPVVAAPMFLISNPQLVLACCRNGVVGSFPALNQRESSGFKAWLEEIEAGLALLENPAPYAVNLIVHNSNPRLQADLAICIEHKVPIVITSLGAVKELVDAVHGYGGLVFHDVTTRRHAEKAAEAGVDGLIAVAAGAGGHAGTWSPFSLIAEIRQFFDKTLLLAGCLNHGHEILAAQLLGADLAYFGTRFIGTTESHAPEAYKEMLLTSRAADIVHTPAVSGVPASFMRQSLINAGFDIDALQGKGEVNFGAKLKPLSDEAKAWKTVWSAGQGVGEIDDLPSVDQLVARLDAEYRKAQEFAAQLPKRWPR; via the coding sequence ATGTCGCTGCCCGCTTTGCTCGAACAACGTTTGCGTCTGCCTGTCGTGGCAGCACCGATGTTCCTGATTTCCAATCCACAGCTGGTACTCGCCTGCTGCCGCAATGGTGTGGTCGGCAGCTTTCCAGCGCTGAACCAGCGTGAAAGCAGCGGCTTCAAAGCCTGGCTGGAGGAAATTGAAGCGGGTCTGGCGCTATTGGAAAATCCTGCGCCGTATGCGGTGAATCTGATCGTTCACAACAGCAATCCGCGCCTGCAAGCGGACCTGGCAATCTGCATCGAACACAAGGTTCCGATCGTGATCACCAGCCTTGGCGCAGTGAAAGAGCTGGTCGATGCGGTGCACGGCTATGGTGGCCTGGTTTTCCACGACGTGACGACTCGACGCCATGCGGAAAAAGCTGCCGAGGCCGGCGTCGATGGCTTGATCGCCGTAGCGGCAGGCGCCGGTGGCCATGCCGGGACCTGGAGCCCGTTTTCGCTGATTGCCGAGATTCGCCAGTTCTTCGACAAAACCCTGCTGCTGGCCGGTTGCCTGAACCATGGCCACGAGATTCTCGCCGCGCAACTGCTCGGTGCGGATCTGGCGTACTTCGGTACGCGCTTTATCGGCACCACCGAAAGCCATGCCCCGGAAGCCTATAAAGAGATGCTGCTGACTTCCAGGGCCGCCGACATTGTCCATACGCCAGCGGTGTCCGGGGTGCCGGCAAGCTTCATGCGCCAAAGCCTGATAAACGCCGGTTTTGACATAGATGCACTGCAAGGCAAGGGTGAAGTCAACTTCGGCGCCAAACTCAAACCCTTGAGCGATGAAGCCAAAGCCTGGAAAACCGTCTGGTCAGCTGGCCAGGGCGTGGGTGAAATCGACGACCTGCCAAGCGTCGATCAACTGGTCGCAAGGCTGGACGCCGAGTACCGAAAGGCGCAGGAATTCGCAGCTCAACTACCCAAACGCTGGCCGCGCTAA
- the argC gene encoding N-acetyl-gamma-glutamyl-phosphate reductase, whose product MVKVGIVGGTGYTGVELLRLLAQHPQAEVVVITSRSEAGLAVADMYPNLRGHYDGLAFSVPDIKTLGACDVVFFATPHGVAHALAGELLAAGTKVIDLSADFRLQDADEWAKWYGQPHGAPELLEEAVYGLPEVNREQIRQARLIAVPGCYPTATQLGFLPLLEAGLADTSRLIADCKSGVSGAGRGASVGSLYSETSESMKAYAVKGHRHLPEIRQGLRRAAGKDVGLTFVPHLTPMIRGIHSTLYATVVDRSIDLQALFEKRYANEPFVDVMPAGSHPETRSVRGANVCRIAVHRPQDGDLVVVLSVIDNLVKGASGQAVQNLNILFGLDERLGLSHAGMLP is encoded by the coding sequence ATGGTCAAGGTCGGTATCGTCGGCGGCACGGGTTACACCGGTGTCGAATTGCTGCGTCTGTTGGCGCAACATCCGCAAGCTGAAGTGGTAGTGATCACTTCCCGATCCGAGGCAGGCCTGGCCGTTGCCGACATGTACCCGAACCTGCGAGGCCACTACGACGGCCTGGCGTTCAGCGTTCCGGACATCAAAACCCTTGGTGCCTGCGATGTGGTGTTCTTCGCCACTCCACACGGTGTAGCGCATGCGCTGGCCGGTGAATTACTGGCGGCCGGGACCAAGGTCATCGACCTGTCGGCAGACTTCCGTCTGCAGGACGCGGACGAATGGGCCAAGTGGTATGGCCAGCCGCACGGTGCGCCAGAGTTGCTGGAAGAAGCGGTCTATGGCTTGCCAGAAGTCAATCGCGAGCAGATCAGGCAAGCACGCCTGATCGCGGTGCCGGGTTGCTATCCAACCGCCACGCAACTGGGCTTCCTGCCGTTGCTCGAAGCAGGTCTTGCCGATACTTCGCGCCTAATTGCTGACTGCAAGTCGGGTGTCAGCGGTGCTGGTCGTGGTGCAAGCGTCGGTTCGCTGTATTCCGAAACCTCCGAGAGCATGAAAGCCTATGCCGTTAAAGGGCATCGTCACCTGCCTGAGATTCGCCAGGGGCTGCGTCGCGCAGCAGGCAAGGACGTCGGCCTGACTTTCGTGCCGCACCTGACGCCGATGATTCGCGGTATTCACTCCACGCTCTATGCAACCGTGGTCGACCGCTCCATAGACTTGCAGGCGTTGTTTGAAAAACGCTATGCGAACGAACCGTTCGTCGATGTCATGCCGGCTGGCAGCCATCCGGAAACCCGTAGTGTGCGGGGTGCCAACGTTTGCCGTATTGCGGTTCATCGTCCGCAGGATGGCGATCTGGTGGTGGTGCTGTCGGTGATCGACAATTTGGTCAAGGGCGCGTCGGGTCAGGCGGTGCAGAACCTGAACATCCTGTTTGGTCTGGATGAGCGCTTGGGTCTGTCCCATGCAGGCATGCTGCCCTAA
- the hemJ gene encoding protoporphyrinogen oxidase HemJ, with protein sequence MLYLWLKALHIVSMVCWFAGLFYLPRLFVYHAQSEDSISKERFSIMERKLYRGIMGPAMIATLAFGIWLISLNPSAYFGQGAWMHAKLTLVVILIGYHHMCGAQVKRFARGENTRSHVFYRWFNEVPVLILLAIVILVVVRPF encoded by the coding sequence ATGCTTTATCTGTGGCTCAAAGCGCTTCATATCGTCAGCATGGTCTGCTGGTTTGCCGGCCTGTTTTACCTGCCACGCCTGTTTGTCTACCACGCTCAAAGTGAAGACAGCATCAGCAAGGAGCGCTTCAGCATCATGGAGCGCAAACTGTACCGCGGGATCATGGGCCCGGCGATGATCGCCACACTGGCTTTCGGGATCTGGCTGATCAGTCTCAACCCCAGCGCCTACTTCGGACAAGGTGCCTGGATGCATGCCAAATTGACCCTGGTAGTGATCCTGATCGGCTATCACCACATGTGCGGTGCACAGGTAAAACGTTTTGCCCGTGGCGAAAACACCCGCAGCCATGTCTTTTATCGCTGGTTCAATGAAGTGCCAGTTCTGATATTGCTGGCTATTGTAATTCTGGTCGTCGTACGGCCGTTCTAA